The genomic segment AGAGGGctggagaaaggggaggaagcGTCTGAGCTCACTGTCTCTGATGTCCCCTTCTAGAACACCAAAGATCAAGCTGCCATTGACAAAATATTCCAAGAACTGGATGATGATAAAGATGGAGAGGTCGACTTTGGGGAATTTGTATCTCTCATAGTCCGTGTGCTAGTGACTGCCCATGAAAATATCCACCAAGAATAGGAAGCTCTGAGGGGCTTTTCTCAAGCAAAGTCCCCAAGAAGACCTCTCCTTGTAATCACTGAAGCCCAGCTCTGCACACGGGAAATGAGAGTTAATAAATGTGTTCTCGAAAAGTTAATAGTgtgcactttctttctttccatgtccACGGTCCCCAAACTGGAGCATACCTCACCCATGCGA from the Halichoerus grypus chromosome 7, mHalGry1.hap1.1, whole genome shotgun sequence genome contains:
- the S100A12 gene encoding protein S100-A12, whose protein sequence is MTKLEDHLEGIINVFHQYSVRVGHYDKLSRCEMKKLITRELPNTLKNTKDQAAIDKIFQELDDDKDGEVDFGEFVSLIVRVLVTAHENIHQE